From a single Porites lutea chromosome 10, jaPorLute2.1, whole genome shotgun sequence genomic region:
- the LOC140950141 gene encoding tubulin beta chain — MREIVHLQAGQCGNQIGAKFWEVISDEHGIDPTGTYHGDSDLQLERINVYYNEATGGKYVPRAVLVDLEPGTMDSVRSGPFGQIFRPDNFVFGQSGAGNNWAKGHYTEGAELVDSVLDVVRKEAESCDCLQGFQLTHSLGGGTGSGMGTLLISKIREEYPDRIMNTFSVVPSPKVSDTVVEPYNATLSVHQLVENTDETYCIDNEALYDICFRTLKLTTPTYGDLNHLVSATMSGVTTCLRFPGQLNADLRKLAVNMVPFPRLHFFMPGFAPLTSRGSQQYRALTVPELTQQMFDAKNMMAACDPRHGRYLTVAAMFRGRMSMKEVDEQMLNVQNKNSSYFVEWIPNNVKTAVCDIPPRGLKMSATFVGNSTAIQELFKRISEQFTAMFRRKAFLHWYTGEGMDEMEFTEAESNMNDLVSEYQQYQDATAEEEGEFDEEEEEEGEAA; from the exons ATGCGTGAAATTGTTCATTTACAAGCAGGTCAGTGCGGAAACCAAATTGGCGCTAAG TTTTGGGAAGTCATCTCGGACGAACACGGAATTGATCCTACCGGTACCTATCATGGTGATTCTGACCTCCAGTTAGAAAGAATAAATGTTTACTACAATGAAGCAACCG GAGGAAAATATGTACCGCGAGCAGTTTTGGTCGACCTAGAACCCGGAACAATGGACTCTGTTCGCTCTGGACCTTTCGGACAAATTTTCAGACCTGATAATTTTGTTTTCG GACAAAGCGGTGCTGGTAATAACTGGGCGAAAGGCCATTACACAGAAGGCGCCGAGCTCGTAGATTCTGTACTTGACGTTGTTCGAAAAGAAGCGGAAAGCTGTGATTGTTTGCAAGGATTTCAGCTTACACACTCTCTCGGAGGTGGCACTGGCTCAGGAATGGGGACTCTTTTGATTTCAAAGATCCGTGAGGAATACCCCGACCGTATTATGAACACGTTTAGCGTTGTTCCTTCCCCTAAAGTGTCAGACACCGTCGTTGAACCCTATAATGCCACCCTGTCGGTTCATCAGTTGGTTGAAAACACGGATGAGACGTACTGCATCGACAACGAGGCCCTTTACGATATCTGCTTTCGGACTCTGAAGCTCACAACACCAACATATGGCGACTTAAACCATCTTGTTTCCGCCACAATGAGCGGTGTAACGACTTGTCTACGGTTTCCCGGCCAG CTCAATGCTGATTTGAGAAAACTTGCTGTGAATATGGTTCCATTCCCACGCCTTCACTTCTTTATGCCTGGATTTGCTCCGCTGACCAGCCGCGGTTCCCAACAGTATCGTGCACTCACAGTTCCTGAGTTAACTCAGCAGATGTTTGATGCCAAAAACATGATGGCAGCTTGCGATCCTCGCCATGGCAGATACCTGACTGTCGCTGCCATGTTCCGTGGCCGCATGTCTATGAAAGAGGTCGACGAACAGATGCTGAATGTACAAAACAAGAACAGCTCCTACTTCGTGGAATGGATCCCTAACAACGTCAAGACTGCAGTGTGCGATATCCCTCCTCGCGGCTTGAAGATGTCTGCCACCTTTGTGGGTAACAGCACCGCTATCCAGGAACTGTTCAAGCGCATCAGTGAGCAGTTCACTGCTATGTTTCGGCGCAAAGCTTTCTTGCACTGGTACACTGGGGAGGGTATGGATGAGATGGAGTTCACTGAG GCCGAGTCCAACATGAATGACCTTGTGTCCGAGTATCAACAGTATCAAGATGCCACTGCTGAAGAGGAAGGAGAAtttgatgaagaagaagaggaggaaggCGAAGCAGCATAA
- the LOC140950865 gene encoding BTB and MATH domain-containing protein 15-like: MEDQTNNEIEAVEKGLEKMENEGVLNGSDFTKPWRSSDVIFLVDEQRFYVHRWVLAMWSPVFEKMFTSNFSERKETEISFPNKASAEFKEILVMVYSCAESPAVTNGNCFFLLKLAHEYQIDCALRKCEHFLWNASYSVVAGCLHIKDLFPFFKMKQFKDEKEQILSLLIVGQEYQLERVVAACVHLASYFTLKALKQDYVELCDLITKENYCRILERMIERLEDSFFVF; the protein is encoded by the coding sequence ATGGAGGATCAAACAAATAACGAAATCGAAGCTGTGGAGAAAGGACTGgagaaaatggaaaatgaaGGAGTCTTAAACGGAAGTGATTTTACCAAGCCATGGAGATCAAGTGATGTGATATTTCTGGTGGACGAACAAAGGTTTTATGTTCATCGCTGGGTCCTCGCAATGTGGTCTCccgtttttgaaaaaatgtttactTCGAACTTCTCAGAGAGGAAGGAAACTGAAATCTCATTTCCAAACAAAGCGAGCGCTGaattcaaagaaattttagTGATGGTTTATTCCTGTGCAGAGTCGCCAGCAGTGACGAACGGCAATTGCTTCTTCTTACTTAAACTCGCTCACGAATATCAAATCGACTGTGCTCTTCGTAAGTGTGAACACTTTCTTTGGAACGCTTCATATTCTGTGGTTGCTGGTTGTTTACACATCAAAgatctttttccattttttaaaatgaagcaGTTTAAAGAcgaaaaagaacaaattctgtcttTGTTAATTGTTGGTCAGGAGTACCAGCTAGAAAGAGTTGTAGCAGCTTGTGTACACTTGGCCAGCTACTTCACTTTGAAAGCACTAAAGCAGGATTATGTGGAATTATGTGATCTTATCACTAAAGAAAATTACTGTAGGATACTCGAAAGAATGATCGAACGCTTGGAagatagtttttttgttttctga
- the LOC140950790 gene encoding PCI domain-containing protein 2-like translates to MAHMSLEQYLDQVERGLVSKNGDILAELLSFHHPHIASPRLQLPDAQVQCERWFEQPYDEMVASHLRAVWAVANGDYVEARAAQAVVVQTFTRAFQSQKDENWALPLMNAVTLDLRLFAMQADKQLIESRQGKPGEMLEKAAEVMMGCFRVCASDSRSSLDVSKKWGMLALVNHLFKIYFKINKLHLCKPLIRAIDSAPIKDQFKLAHLVTYRYFVGRKAMFDSDFKAADEFLTFAFQRCHRSSSKNKRAILVYLIPVKMLLGYMPNEQLLYKYNLTQFLDVVRAVRMGNLALLNETLDRRQVFFIQCGVYLILEKLKIITYRNLFKKVSLLLKTHQLPLDAYVVALKGMKVDDVDVIEVECIVANLIYEGYIKGYISHQHQKLVVSKQNPFPALTSFL, encoded by the exons GAATTGCTTTCATTTCACCATCCACACATTGCAAGTCCCAGACTTCAG TTACCAGATGCACAGGTTCAGTGTGAGAGGTGGTTTGAACAACCCTACGATGAAATGGTAGCTTCACATCTCAG AGCTGTGTGGGCTGTGGCAAATGGTGATTATGTTGAAGCACGAGCAGCTCAAGCAGTTGTTGTTCA AACTTTCACCCGTGCTTTCCAGAGTCAAAAAGATGAAAACTG GGCCTTGCCACTGATGAATGCTGTCACATTAGATTTGAGACTCTTTGCAATGCAG GCAGACAAACAGCTTATTGAAAGCAGACAAGGTAAACCTGGTGAAATGCTTGAGAAAGCAGCTGAGGTTATGATGGGCTGCTTTAGGGTCTGTGCAAGTGACAG CCGTTCATCCCTTGATGTTTCCAAGAAGTGGGGCATGTTAGCGCTTGTCAATCATTTGTTCAAGATTTACTTTAAG ATTAATAAACTTCACTTGTGCAAGCCTTTGATCAGAGCAATTGATAGTGCTCCAATCAAAGACCAGTTTAAACTGGCTCACCTGGTTACCTACAG ATATTTTGTTGGAAGGAAAGCCATGTTTGATAGTGATTTCAAAGCTG CTGATGAATTCTTAACATTTGCATTTCAACGCTGTCACAGATCTTCCAGTAAAAATAAAAG GGCAATTTTAGTTTATCTCATACCTGTGAAAATGTTGCTG GGTTATATGCCAAACGAACAACTTCTGTATAAATACAACTTGACTCAGTTTCTGGATGTTGTCAGAGCTGTCAG AATGGGAAATCTTGCACTTTTAAATGAGACGTTGGATAGACGACAG GTCTTCTTCATACAGTGCGGTGTTTACCTTATCCTAGAGAAGTTGAAGATCATTACGTATAGGAATTTATTCAAAAAAGT GAGccttcttttaaaaactcatcagTTACCCTTAGATGCGTATGTTGTTGCTCTTAAAGGAATGAAG GTTGACGACGTAGACGTTATTGAAGTTGAATGCATAGTGGCAAATCTTATATATGAG GGTTACATCAAAGGCTATATATCCCATCAACATCAGAAGTTAGTGGTTAGTAAGCAGAATCCATTTCCTGCCTTAACAAGCTTTCTCTAG